The Terriglobus roseus region TACTTCGCCATCTCCGCCTCCCACCGCATGACCACGGGATTGGCGCGGTCCATCTCAGCTTTGCGCTCCATGGTGAAATCATCCGTGGTTTCCATGATCATGACCATGCGGTAGCCGTCGCGGAAGATCTGCATCCCAGTCACACCGGCGGCTCGGATGGACTCCAGAATCTCGGGCCACACAGCCGCGTGACGCTGCACATACTCTTCCATCAGCACAGGATCGGGCCGCATCTTCAACGTCAGGCAAAAGCGCTGCATCAGTACCTCGTCTTTCTTATACGTCTCAGTGTTTAACATTCGGCGAGCCTGCGGGACAATCGCCATGTTGAATTGCTATCCTCATCCTCCGCATGACGGAAACCGGTTTCTCGCAACGAATTGATAGCCACCACCACCTTTGGCATTACACGCCGGAGGAATACGGCTGGATTGGCGATGACATGGCTCCGCTGCGTCGCGATTTTCTTCTGGCTGATCTGCGGCGTGAACTAGCTGACGCAGGTGTGGAAGGCACTGTGGCCGTCCAGGCACGGCAGACGCTGGAAGAGACAGAATGGCTACTGGAGATTGCAAAGGCCGACGATTCGCCCGTTCGTGGCGTCGTAGGATGGCTTCCCGTCGCGAGCGTTCGGTTCCCTGCCGTACTGGAGACTTTTCGCAGCTCAAATCGCCTGTGCGGGTTGCGGCACATTGTGCAAGGGGAAAGGCCCGGCTTCCTGGATGGCGACGCCTTCAACCTAGGCATCGCGCACCTGCGGGAGACGGGGCTGGTTTACGACATCCTGATCTACGCACGCCAACTGGAAGAAGCCACACGCTTTGTAGATCGCCATCCCACGCAATCGTTTGTGCTGGATCACATCGCAAAGCCGGATATTCGCAATCAAGGTTTCGCCCCGTGGGCCCAAGGTTTTCGCGAACTTGCGCGACGCGAAAATGTTACGTGCAAACTCTCCGGAATGGTGACGGAGACCGACTGGAACCATTGGTCGTCCGCAGAACTGCATCCGTATTTTGAAACTGCGTTGGAATCGTTCGGACCGGACCGATTGATGATCGGCACAGACTGGCCAGTGCTTACCGTTGGCGGCACCTATTCCAACTGGTGGAAGACGGTAGAAGATTGGACAGCGGCTCTGAGCCATCAGGAACGCAACATGATTCTGGGTGGAACCGCTACGCGCGTTTACAACTTACGATCTTGAAAGCAGCGGCGCACGGCTGCACCGGTAACAGTTGATCACTTTCAGGGAGAAACCATGGCATTTGCAACTCAGCTTCCCGAATCACGACAGGACGACCCAAGCGGCGCACCGCTTCTGCCCGAAGGTGTATTGCGTACGTTTCTGCTGGTTGCGTTTGTCTTTTTGCTATGGGGCATTCCCAACAACCTGAACGATGTTCTGATCCGCCAGTTCATGAAGAGTTTTGAACTGAATCGGTTCCAAGCGGGACTGGTACAGTTTGCGTTCTATCTGGGTTACTTCCTGCTTGCGCTGCCTGCCGGTATCATCATGCGCCGCAAGGGCTACAAAGCTGGCTTTCTAACGGGACTTTGCCTGTTTGCTGCTGGCTGCCTCAGCTTCCCCTTCGCCGCAAATTCCGGCCAGTACAGTTACTTCCTTGCTGCGTTGTTTGTGATTGCCATGGGACTTTCGTTCCTTGAAACCGCAGCGAATCCGTTTATGGTGCAGCTGGGACCGACAGTAACATCAGAGCGCCGCCTGAACATTGCGCAAACATGCAATTCACTTGGCTCCATCCTTGGCGTCGTCGCAGGAAACCTGTTCATTTTCTCCGGCGTGGAGCTCACTCCACAGCAACGCGCTGCGATGCAGGCAGCAGGAACGTATGCGGATTATCTCCACAAAGAAACGCTGCGCATTGCCGCGCCTTATGTGGTGCTTGGCATACTTGCGCTTGTGTGGGCGGGATTGATCGCCGTCACAAAATTTCCCGCGTTCATCACACAGCGCGAACACACTGCCGAGGTAGCAGGAAAGCCTTCGGAGCTACTGCGCGAAAAGCATTTCCTCTTTTCGCTGCTGGCGCAGTTCATGTATGTAGGCGCACAGGTTGGATCGTGGAGCTACGTCATCCAGTACGCGCATGATTATGTTCACGCTGCCGAACGCACCGCAGGATGGATGCTGACAGGAACATTGATTGCCTTTGCTCTGGGACGCGTTCTGTCGTCGTACCTGATGCGCAGCATTCTTCCGAGCCGCTTGATGGCGATCTACGCGGGATGCAACATCGTGCTTCTGATCACGGCTATTGCGGTTCCGGGTTGGGCAGGCTTATCCGCTGTACTTGCAACCAGCTTCTTCATGTCGCTGATGTTCCCCACCATCTTCAGCCTTGGTTTGAAGGACCTTGGCCCAAACACCAACGTCGCCGCCTCGCTGTTGGTGATGATGATTGTGGGTGGTGCTGTGATGCCGCCGATCATGGGCTTGCTTGCCGAACATCTGCACTCCACGGCGCTCAGTTACCTGGTTCCGCTTGTGGGCTATGTTGTAACGCTCGCCTTTGCACTCTTTATGACTCGTTACCATCGCCGTCGTGAGGCGCTCTCCACCTTTGAGGTGTGAGTTTCCTCGCAGCATCGGTTGCATATACTTTCACTCAAAGCCTTCGCCGGAGAAAACTCAGTAATGGCCGCATCACCCAGGATCACGCGTTGTCGCACAGTCGATCTGCGATTCCCCACGTCACGTTTCAGCATCGGATCCGATGCCGTCAACAAAGACCCTGATTACTCCGCTGCATACTGCGTTCTGGAAACAGACAGCAGCGTGGAAGGTCATGGGCTTACGTTCACGCTGGGCCGTGGCACGGAATTGTGCGTGATGGCGATTGAATTTCTTTCGCGCTTCATCGTGGGTCGCACGCTGGAAGAAATCACGACCGATATGGGAGCCTTCGCGCGCGAACTAACAGGCGATACGCAATTCCGTTGGCTTGGTCCGGAAAAGGGCGTTATCCATCTTGCCGCTGCCGCGCTGGTAAATGCGATATGGGATCTGTGGGCACGAGTGGAGAACAAACCCGTGTGGCTGTTACTGGCCGAGATGACGCCAGAGCAGATTGTGAAGTGCATTGACTTCCGCTATATCGACGATGCCCTGTCACCCGAGGAAGCGCTCGCCATTCTTCGTCACAACGAACCAACGCGCGCGGAACGCATTGCTTTCCTGCGTGAAAAGGGTCTTCCCGCTTACACCACCAGTGTTGGCTGGTTTGGCTTTAGCGATGAGAAGATCCGGAGGCTCTGCAAGGAAGCACTTGCAGAAGGTTGGACACACTTCAAGCTGAAGGTGGGCGGTGATCCCGCAGATGATCTTCGCCGCGGCCTGCTGGTACGTGAAGAAATCGGCTGGGAAAATAAGCTGATGGTGGACGCGAACCAGAAGTGGGGCGTGCTAGAAGCCATCGACCGCACTACTGCGCTAAAGCCGCTGCAGCCGTGGTGGATGGAAGAACCTACCAGCCCCGATGACATCCTGGGCCATGCACGCATTCGTCGCGAAACAGGCGTTCGCATCGCCATCGGCGAACACTGCCACAGCAAGGTGATGTTTAAGCAATTGATGCAGGCTGGCTCTATTGATGTGTGCCAGATTGATAGCTGTCGCGTTGCCGGTGTGAATGAGAATCTTGCGATCATCCTGATGGCTGCCAAGTTCGGTATCCCGGTATGCCCACATGCCGGCGGTGTCGGCCTCTGCGAATACGTACAGCATCTGGCCGCTTTCGATTACATATGGGCATCTGCTTCGTTGAAGGATCGAGTGGTTGAGTTCGTCGATCACCTGCATGAACACTTCCTCGTTCCCACTCGCATTGAACGTGGCCGTTACATGCTTCCGGAAGCAGCGGGATACAGCATTGAAATCCGCAAGGAATCCCTGCAGGAATATGCCTTTCCACAGGGAACGTATTGGGCTTCTGCCTCCACCACCGCTTAAACACGTAGGGAGAGATCATGACATTGCAGGGAAAGCGCGCTCTGATCACAGGCGCAGCAAGCGGCATCGGCAGGGCGATTGCAGAGGCATTTGCAGCAGCAGGAGCGGAAGTCATTCTGCTGGACCTGAATCAGGATGCTGTCACAGCAACTTCGGACAGTATTGCGAAAGAGACAAACGCAACCTGCCATGCGATAGCCTGCGATGTTTCTGATGACGCAAGCGTCACTGCTGCCTTTGCGCAGGCAGGCGCGCTGGATATCGTGGTGAACAGTGCTGGCATCGCACACATCGGTACGGTTGTTGATACATCGGCAGACGACTTTGATCGCCTGTTCCGTGTAAATGTGCGTGGCACTTATCTGTGCATGCAAGCTGCTGTTCGCAACATGGAGACGCGTCGCGCCGGCGTCATTCTGAACATGGCATCCATTGCTGCGACATCAGGCATCAAGGATCGCTTCGCGTATTCCATGACAAAGGGCGCTGTGCTCTCCATGACGCTTTCTGCGGCCAAGGATTGCCTGCCGCTTGGGTTGCGCATCAACTGCATTTCACCGGCTCGCGTCCACACACCGTTTGTCGATGGTTTTTTAGCGAAGAACTATCCTGGCCGTGAAGAAGAGATGATGAAGACACTCTCCGCCGCGCAACCGATTGGCCGCATGGGAACGCCAGCAGAGATCGCACAACTCGCACTCTTTCTCTGTTCGGATGCATCCAGCTTCATCACGGGCACCGATGTTCTGATTGACGGTGGCTTTACCAACCTGCGATAGATAAACGGCAGATTTACGAGTACACGCAATGGACCTTGGACTGAAAGATAGCGTCATTCTTGTCACAGGCGGCGGCAGCGGCATTGGCCAGGCAATCACACGCGCCTGTCTTGCTGAAGGCGCACGTGTACTCATACTCAGCCGCATCTCGGAAGGGGTCGAGGAGTTCATACGGGAGATGCAGGACCATCATCTTCCCTGCGAACTTCGCGTAACGGAACTCGACGATCCAGAGCATTGCCGCAGCGCAGTGGAATATCTGCATGAACGGTACGGGCGCCTAGATGCGTTGGTGAACAATGCAGGTTTCAATGACGGAGTGGGGCTGGAGCACGGTTCGATTGACGGCTTTCAGCGTAGTTTGTCATTGAACCTGCTGCATTGCTATGCACTCGCTCACCATGCGGTACCGCTGTTAAAGACCAGCCGCGGCTCCATCCTGAATGTCGCCAGCAAAGTTGCTGTGACAGGGCAAGGCGGCACATCAGGCTATGCTGCGTCCAAAGGCGCATTGCTGGCGCTGACGCGTGAATGGGCCGCAGAGTTAATTCCCTTCGGTGTGCGCGTGAACTGCATCATTCCAGCTGAAGTCATGACGCCACAATATACAAAGTGGCTGCGTACGCTGGCCGATCCCGACGGCACGGTCGCACATATCGCAGCGCAAGTACCGCTAGAGCACCGCATGACACGCGTAGAAGAGATTGCATCGACTGCGGTTTTCCTGCTATCTCCCACGCAGTCAAGTCACACTACCGGACAACACATTCATGTCGATGGCGGCTATGTGCATCTGGACCGGATGCTCACGGTAAAAGCACTTCACTAGGAGATCACCGCTATGGATGAGTCAGCCTTTGCAGACCTCTTCCCTTGCGATGACTGCCTCACCATGCCGGCAAGAAATGCTCGCTGAACATGGCTGAAGCTGCGACCACGTAATACAGCGGCCACAATCGTGCGAGAGGCTCGCGGATCCATGATCTTCGCGTAATGACATGCAGCACTGCTATCAACCGCCATCTCCGGCACGATAGACACTCCGATCCCCGCTGCTACCATGCCGAGCAGGCTACTGAACTGGCCACTTTCAAACGCAATATTCGGCGTGATCCGCGCGTGTGTGCAGGCAGCGATGGTCAGATCGCGAAAACAGTGCCCATCACGCAGCATCACAAACGACTCACCGCGAAGCTCTTTCATAGTGAGACCTTTTTTGCGAGCAAGGAGATGCGTCTTCGGTAAGGCGGCAAAGAGTGGTTCGGTGTGAAGCGTGAATGTCTCCAGATCCTTGTGACGCAGCGGCAACGCGAGAATAGCGATGTCGATGGAGAGATCACGCAATCCATCAATCAGCACGGGTGTTGTCTCTTCCACAATGCGCAGCTTCGCCACCGGAAACTTCCGCGTAAAGTCTGCAGTGTAACCAGGCATCCGATACGGAGCGATGGTTGGAATAACGCCGACTGTGATCTTGCCCTGTGTGTCTGCCGACGTCTCCGCAACGCTGTTACGTGCTGCGTCAAGCTGCGACAGGATCGTTCTTGCATGCGGAAGAAATGCCTGCCCTGCTTCCGTAAGTCGCACGCGACGGCCAAGCCTATCAAATAACCTTGCTCCCAAGTCTTCTTCCAGCTTTTGAATCTGCTGCGATAGGGACGGTTGCGCAATATGGCAGGACTCCGCAGCGCGGCTGAAGCTACCTGTTTCCGCAACTGCGCAGGCGTATCGGAGCTGCTGTATTTCCATAGCTTTATTCTATGCCTCGCATGCGAATTATGTATTTCCCCTATCCATTGCCTCGGTGCTACATTCAATCTCGCTCAGCGGTGTGAGTCTTCGCCGTCACAAACAATTCATAATGCCGTGCGATGGTGCAGCCAGACCTTGCAAGGCACGCAGTTCTTCACAAGTAAGAAGAGGAGAAATATATGTCCAGCGAATCGAAGTGCCCGTTTCATCAGCCCGGCGCAGGCGCCCCCAGCCATCATGCAGCAGGCCAAGGCACATCCAACCAGGATTGGTGGCCCAATGCGCTGAAGCTTGGCATTCTCCATCAGCATTCCGAACTGTCCAACCCCATGGACAAAGATTTCAATTACAAGGACGCCTTCAACAGTCTTGATCTCGAAGCAGTGAAGAAGGACCTGCACGCCGTTATGACCACATCGCAGGACTGGTGGCCTGCCGATTTTGGCCACTATGGCCCACTGTTTATCCGCATGGCATGGCATAGTGCTGGCACCTATCGCATGGGCGATGGTCGCGGCGGTGCTGGACAAGGCCTCCAGCGTTTTGCTCCGCTGAATAGCTGGCCGGATAACGTAAGTCTGGACAAGGCACGTCGCCTACTTTGGCCAGTAAAGCAGAAGTATGGCAACAAGATTTCATGGGCTGACCTGCTCATCCTCACAGGCAATATCGCTTTGGAATCGATGGGCTTCAAGACCTTCGGCTTTGCCGGTGGCCGCTCCGATGTATGGGAGCCAGCGCAAGATGTTTACTGGGGTACTGAGACCACGTGGCTGGGTGGCGATCATCGCTATGCCAAGGGCGGCACAGCAACGCTGCCTGCAGATGCTCCGATCCACGAAACTGAGACAGACCGCACAGCCGAAGGCAAAAATGAGCGCCTACTGGAGAATCCGCTGGCGGCTGTTCAGATGGGCTTGATCTACGTAAATCCGGAAGGCCCGGACGGCAATCCTGATCCAATCGCTTCAGCTCATGACATCCGCGAAACGTTTGGCCGTATGCACATGAATGACGAGGAAACCGTTGCGCTGATTGCCGGTGGCCACACGTTCGGCAAAACGCATGGAGCGGGCCCAGCAGACAACGTTGGTCCGGAGCCGGAAGGTGCTCCGCTGGAAATGCAGGGTCTTGGTTGGCACAACAAGTTTGGCTCAGGAAAAGGCGCGGATGCCATCACCAGCGGCTTGGAAGTGACCTGGACAACCAAGCCAACGCAGTGGAGCAACGACTTCTTCACGCACCTATTTGAGTACGAATGGGAACTGACAAAGAGCCCAGCAGGCGCGCACCAGTGGAAGCCCAAGAACAACGGCGGTGCTGGCACCGTGCCTCATGCGTTTGATGCCTCGAAGAAGATCGAGCCCAGGATGCTGACGTCGGATCTGGCACTGCGTTTCGATCCCATCTACGAAAAGATTTCGCGCGATTACTACGAGAACCCTGACAAGCTTGCAGATGCATTCGCGCGTGCATGGTTCAAGCTGACGCATCGCGATATGGGTCCGAAGTCACGCTACCTGGGCCCAGACGTTCCTGCGGAAGAGTTGATCTGGCAGGATCCGATTCCCGCTCTGGATCACAAGGTCGTGGACGAAAACGATATCTCCGAAATCAAGAAGGCAGTTGCAGCTTCGGGCCTCACGATCCCTGAACTGGTATATACCGCATGGTCATCCGCTTCCTCCTTCCGTGGCTCGGATAAGCGCGGTGGCGCAAACGGCGCGCGTATCGCCCTGGAGCCGCAGAAGAACTGGGAAGTGAATCAGCCTGCGCAGCTTGCCAAAGTACTCGGCGTGCTGCAGGGCATCCAGAAAGACTTCAACGGCAAACTCACTGGCGGCAAGAAGATTTCATTGGCCGATCTAATCGTTCTCGCTGGAAGCGTGGGCGTGGAAAAGGGCGCAAAGAACGCAGGATTCGACATCACTGTTCCCTTCACTCCCGGCCGCATGGATACCACTCAGGAGAAGACGGACGTAGAGTCGTTCCGTGTACTGGAGCCTGTTGCTGATGGCTTCCGCAACTACGTAAAGGGCAAGTACAGCATTCCTTCCGAAGCCCTGTTCCTGGACAAGACGCAATTGCTGACTCTTACCGCTCCGGAGATGACGGTGCTTGTTGGAGGTATGCGTGCCTTGAACGCGAACTACGGCGCCACAAAACACGGCATCTTTACTTCGCGCAAGGAATCCCTCACGAACGACTTCTTCGTAAACCTGCTGGACATGAACAACGAGTGGAAGCCCACCTCGAGCGATGGAGAGTTGTTTGAGATTCGTGATCGTAAAACCGGTGCTGCAAAATGGACGGCAACACGCGCTGATCTTATCTTCGGTTCCAACTCGCAGCTTCGCGCACTGGCTGAGCTATACGGTTCCTCTGATGCGCAAGAGAAGTTCGTACACGACTTTGTCGCTGCGTGGACAAAGGTAATGAACCTGGACCGCTTTGACCTTGCATAAAGTAATCCCGATATAGCTGCAACAACAAACGCCCGCTCCTCTACCGTTATAGGTAAGGAACGGGCGTTTGCCGTTGTTCATTCCGTGTGGGATTACGGTAGGATTGGCTCCATGGCAGCTTCCCGGCTAAGTGATATCGCCAAACGCGCTGGTGTATCCATCGCAGCAGTCTCCATTGCACTGAACGACCGCAACACTACACGCGTAAGTGCCGCGAAGCGCGACCTGATCTACAAAATTGCTGAAGAGCTCTCCTATTCTCCTAACGAATTGGCCAAGGCGTTAGCTGAGAAGCGCAGCCGACTGCTGGGGCTTGTAGTTCCCATGCGCGATCCGATCTTCTTCAACCAATTCATCGCTCAGGCTCTCTCCGGGATTCAGTCCACGCTGATGCGGCGTGGCTATAACCTGCTGATCTTCTCGCCGTCGGGTAGGCCTGGTCGTACAACACGCGATCAGATATTGGAAAGCCGCTTCACGGATGGCTTACTGTTCATCAACACTCGTTCCTGTTCTGCACGCGATATCAACGAAACCATTCACGAGTTGAATGAGGCGAAGATTCGCTTCGCCATGATGAACAGCTACTACGGCCGCGCTCCTGTGAATTACGTTGGCGTGGACGATGCGGCAATTGGCGAAGCCGCAATTCGTTACTTAGTGCAGCGGGGCCATAAACGCATCGCATTTCTGAGCGGCGAAAGCACGCTGCCCACCCACATCCATCTGCTGCAGGGGCTGCGCAGGGCCATGATTGATTTTGGTCTGGAGCTAAAGCCTGAGCATATTGGCTGTACGCATTACGACCAGACACAGGCGTTCAGCATTATGGACGCTTGGTTCGCTCGCAAGAAGGATCGCCCAACCGCCATCTTTGCTGCCGACGACACTTTGCTAGTGCATATTTACGACTACATGGAAGCGCGGCGCCTGTCCGCTCCGGGCGATGTAGCCATTCTTGCGCGCGCCAACTCCGCAAATGCAGGCGGCTTGCGGCCACGTCCCACAGCTTTCTTTATTCCCGTATTCGAAATGGGACAGCTCGCAGCAGACATGGTGATTGACGCCATTGAAAAGCCTGAACGGCCACCACAGCGTGTTCTGCTCCCCTTCACGTTCTCTGCGGGAAACACGACCTAGTTTGGCCCCAAATAAAAGTGTTTGACATAGGCGGAAGCAGCTTGTTAGGTTAATCGACGTTAAACGGTTAACTTGT contains the following coding sequences:
- a CDS encoding L-rhamnose mutarotase, which encodes MAIVPQARRMLNTETYKKDEVLMQRFCLTLKMRPDPVLMEEYVQRHAAVWPEILESIRAAGVTGMQIFRDGYRMVMIMETTDDFTMERKAEMDRANPVVMRWEAEMAKYQQSDPGADASAKWLPMEKIFDLQTS
- a CDS encoding amidohydrolase family protein, whose product is MTETGFSQRIDSHHHLWHYTPEEYGWIGDDMAPLRRDFLLADLRRELADAGVEGTVAVQARQTLEETEWLLEIAKADDSPVRGVVGWLPVASVRFPAVLETFRSSNRLCGLRHIVQGERPGFLDGDAFNLGIAHLRETGLVYDILIYARQLEEATRFVDRHPTQSFVLDHIAKPDIRNQGFAPWAQGFRELARRENVTCKLSGMVTETDWNHWSSAELHPYFETALESFGPDRLMIGTDWPVLTVGGTYSNWWKTVEDWTAALSHQERNMILGGTATRVYNLRS
- the fucP gene encoding L-fucose:H+ symporter permease, whose protein sequence is MAFATQLPESRQDDPSGAPLLPEGVLRTFLLVAFVFLLWGIPNNLNDVLIRQFMKSFELNRFQAGLVQFAFYLGYFLLALPAGIIMRRKGYKAGFLTGLCLFAAGCLSFPFAANSGQYSYFLAALFVIAMGLSFLETAANPFMVQLGPTVTSERRLNIAQTCNSLGSILGVVAGNLFIFSGVELTPQQRAAMQAAGTYADYLHKETLRIAAPYVVLGILALVWAGLIAVTKFPAFITQREHTAEVAGKPSELLREKHFLFSLLAQFMYVGAQVGSWSYVIQYAHDYVHAAERTAGWMLTGTLIAFALGRVLSSYLMRSILPSRLMAIYAGCNIVLLITAIAVPGWAGLSAVLATSFFMSLMFPTIFSLGLKDLGPNTNVAASLLVMMIVGGAVMPPIMGLLAEHLHSTALSYLVPLVGYVVTLAFALFMTRYHRRREALSTFEV
- a CDS encoding L-fuconate dehydratase encodes the protein MAASPRITRCRTVDLRFPTSRFSIGSDAVNKDPDYSAAYCVLETDSSVEGHGLTFTLGRGTELCVMAIEFLSRFIVGRTLEEITTDMGAFARELTGDTQFRWLGPEKGVIHLAAAALVNAIWDLWARVENKPVWLLLAEMTPEQIVKCIDFRYIDDALSPEEALAILRHNEPTRAERIAFLREKGLPAYTTSVGWFGFSDEKIRRLCKEALAEGWTHFKLKVGGDPADDLRRGLLVREEIGWENKLMVDANQKWGVLEAIDRTTALKPLQPWWMEEPTSPDDILGHARIRRETGVRIAIGEHCHSKVMFKQLMQAGSIDVCQIDSCRVAGVNENLAIILMAAKFGIPVCPHAGGVGLCEYVQHLAAFDYIWASASLKDRVVEFVDHLHEHFLVPTRIERGRYMLPEAAGYSIEIRKESLQEYAFPQGTYWASASTTA
- a CDS encoding SDR family NAD(P)-dependent oxidoreductase, giving the protein MTLQGKRALITGAASGIGRAIAEAFAAAGAEVILLDLNQDAVTATSDSIAKETNATCHAIACDVSDDASVTAAFAQAGALDIVVNSAGIAHIGTVVDTSADDFDRLFRVNVRGTYLCMQAAVRNMETRRAGVILNMASIAATSGIKDRFAYSMTKGAVLSMTLSAAKDCLPLGLRINCISPARVHTPFVDGFLAKNYPGREEEMMKTLSAAQPIGRMGTPAEIAQLALFLCSDASSFITGTDVLIDGGFTNLR
- a CDS encoding SDR family oxidoreductase — protein: MDLGLKDSVILVTGGGSGIGQAITRACLAEGARVLILSRISEGVEEFIREMQDHHLPCELRVTELDDPEHCRSAVEYLHERYGRLDALVNNAGFNDGVGLEHGSIDGFQRSLSLNLLHCYALAHHAVPLLKTSRGSILNVASKVAVTGQGGTSGYAASKGALLALTREWAAELIPFGVRVNCIIPAEVMTPQYTKWLRTLADPDGTVAHIAAQVPLEHRMTRVEEIASTAVFLLSPTQSSHTTGQHIHVDGGYVHLDRMLTVKALH
- a CDS encoding LysR family transcriptional regulator — translated: MEIQQLRYACAVAETGSFSRAAESCHIAQPSLSQQIQKLEEDLGARLFDRLGRRVRLTEAGQAFLPHARTILSQLDAARNSVAETSADTQGKITVGVIPTIAPYRMPGYTADFTRKFPVAKLRIVEETTPVLIDGLRDLSIDIAILALPLRHKDLETFTLHTEPLFAALPKTHLLARKKGLTMKELRGESFVMLRDGHCFRDLTIAACTHARITPNIAFESGQFSSLLGMVAAGIGVSIVPEMAVDSSAACHYAKIMDPRASRTIVAAVLRGRSFSHVQRAFLAGMVRQSSQGKRSAKADSSIAVIS
- the katG gene encoding catalase/peroxidase HPI, with product MSSESKCPFHQPGAGAPSHHAAGQGTSNQDWWPNALKLGILHQHSELSNPMDKDFNYKDAFNSLDLEAVKKDLHAVMTTSQDWWPADFGHYGPLFIRMAWHSAGTYRMGDGRGGAGQGLQRFAPLNSWPDNVSLDKARRLLWPVKQKYGNKISWADLLILTGNIALESMGFKTFGFAGGRSDVWEPAQDVYWGTETTWLGGDHRYAKGGTATLPADAPIHETETDRTAEGKNERLLENPLAAVQMGLIYVNPEGPDGNPDPIASAHDIRETFGRMHMNDEETVALIAGGHTFGKTHGAGPADNVGPEPEGAPLEMQGLGWHNKFGSGKGADAITSGLEVTWTTKPTQWSNDFFTHLFEYEWELTKSPAGAHQWKPKNNGGAGTVPHAFDASKKIEPRMLTSDLALRFDPIYEKISRDYYENPDKLADAFARAWFKLTHRDMGPKSRYLGPDVPAEELIWQDPIPALDHKVVDENDISEIKKAVAASGLTIPELVYTAWSSASSFRGSDKRGGANGARIALEPQKNWEVNQPAQLAKVLGVLQGIQKDFNGKLTGGKKISLADLIVLAGSVGVEKGAKNAGFDITVPFTPGRMDTTQEKTDVESFRVLEPVADGFRNYVKGKYSIPSEALFLDKTQLLTLTAPEMTVLVGGMRALNANYGATKHGIFTSRKESLTNDFFVNLLDMNNEWKPTSSDGELFEIRDRKTGAAKWTATRADLIFGSNSQLRALAELYGSSDAQEKFVHDFVAAWTKVMNLDRFDLA
- a CDS encoding LacI family DNA-binding transcriptional regulator, whose product is MAASRLSDIAKRAGVSIAAVSIALNDRNTTRVSAAKRDLIYKIAEELSYSPNELAKALAEKRSRLLGLVVPMRDPIFFNQFIAQALSGIQSTLMRRGYNLLIFSPSGRPGRTTRDQILESRFTDGLLFINTRSCSARDINETIHELNEAKIRFAMMNSYYGRAPVNYVGVDDAAIGEAAIRYLVQRGHKRIAFLSGESTLPTHIHLLQGLRRAMIDFGLELKPEHIGCTHYDQTQAFSIMDAWFARKKDRPTAIFAADDTLLVHIYDYMEARRLSAPGDVAILARANSANAGGLRPRPTAFFIPVFEMGQLAADMVIDAIEKPERPPQRVLLPFTFSAGNTT